One Aciduliprofundum boonei T469 genomic region harbors:
- the dph2 gene encoding diphthamide biosynthesis enzyme Dph2: MIPYEIDFDSLSKKIKKLGFQDILIQLPEGMQIYAEEIADNLEDFNVFISANPCYGACDIEVYPNILTIQFGHSKIPNIEYPENIIFVEAFSKASFNTALNSFLKIADCQNVGILASVQHIKAINDVRAFLEEHNIRVFVGKGDSRITYPGQVLGCNFSAAREIKNNVDCFILLGTGEFHAWGAKIVGGKDVFVLDPYTGRAKKVNGGSFLRRRYAAIAKAKDAQKFGIIVSSKIGQKRWKLAKNLKKIVEKEGRKAYLIMTDNVVPENFYYSVDAYVNTACPRLTYDDYSRFKKVVLSPIELLIALGIKDWSAFSFDEIVEVDK, from the coding sequence ATGATTCCCTACGAGATAGATTTTGATTCCCTATCTAAAAAGATAAAGAAGTTGGGCTTTCAAGATATTTTAATTCAGTTACCAGAGGGCATGCAAATCTATGCGGAGGAAATTGCCGATAATCTTGAGGATTTCAATGTATTCATTTCAGCAAATCCCTGTTACGGGGCTTGTGATATAGAAGTATACCCCAACATCCTCACCATTCAATTTGGACACAGCAAAATTCCAAATATAGAGTATCCAGAAAACATTATTTTTGTTGAAGCATTCTCAAAGGCCTCCTTTAATACTGCTTTAAATTCATTCTTAAAAATTGCAGATTGTCAAAATGTTGGCATACTTGCCTCTGTACAACACATAAAAGCAATAAATGATGTAAGGGCTTTTCTCGAAGAACATAATATAAGGGTATTCGTGGGCAAGGGTGATTCTCGCATCACATATCCTGGACAGGTTCTTGGCTGCAATTTCTCAGCTGCAAGAGAGATAAAAAATAATGTGGATTGCTTCATCTTGTTGGGAACTGGAGAATTTCACGCATGGGGTGCTAAAATTGTTGGTGGAAAAGATGTTTTTGTTCTTGACCCCTACACAGGAAGGGCAAAAAAAGTGAATGGGGGGTCGTTCCTGAGGAGAAGGTATGCCGCTATAGCCAAGGCAAAAGATGCTCAAAAATTTGGTATTATAGTAAGCTCTAAAATCGGACAGAAGAGATGGAAATTGGCTAAGAATCTTAAAAAAATAGTGGAGAAGGAGGGAAGGAAGGCTTACCTCATAATGACAGACAATGTTGTGCCTGAGAATTTTTATTACAGTGTGGATGCGTATGTTAATACGGCATGTCCTCGGCTTACATATGATGATTATTCCCGATTCAAGAAAGTTGTACTTTCACCCATTGAATTATTAATTGCATTGGGAATTAAAGATTGGAGCGCTTTCTCCTTTGATGAAATTGTGGAGGTAGACAAATGA
- a CDS encoding tRNA (cytidine(56)-2'-O)-methyltransferase has product MITVLRIGHRPQRDKRITTHVALVARAFGADRIIITTKDEKIERSVRDIVDRFGGNFEILSGIPLKRALKDFKGTIVHLTMYGLPVDDVIPKIPKDENLMIIVGAEKVPREIYEIADFNVAVGNQPHSEVAALAIFLDRFFEGRELRREFENAKMKVIPQDRGKKVINLEKD; this is encoded by the coding sequence ATGATAACGGTACTTAGGATAGGACACAGACCGCAGAGGGATAAGAGAATAACCACACATGTTGCACTAGTCGCCAGAGCTTTTGGGGCAGATAGAATCATAATAACCACAAAGGATGAGAAAATTGAGCGAAGTGTGAGAGATATAGTGGATAGATTTGGCGGCAATTTTGAAATTTTGAGCGGAATTCCTCTAAAGAGGGCATTAAAAGATTTTAAAGGCACAATTGTTCATTTAACCATGTACGGCTTGCCTGTGGATGATGTCATTCCAAAAATTCCAAAAGATGAGAATTTAATGATAATTGTTGGCGCAGAGAAGGTGCCTAGAGAAATATACGAAATTGCAGATTTCAATGTGGCCGTTGGAAATCAGCCCCACAGCGAGGTTGCCGCCTTGGCAATTTTCCTAGACAGGTTTTTTGAAGGAAGAGAGTTGAGAAGAGAGTTTGAGAATGCGAAGATGAAGGTTATCCCGCAGGATAGGGGAAAGAAGGTAATAAATTTAGAAAAAGATTAA
- the purE gene encoding 5-(carboxyamino)imidazole ribonucleotide mutase, with protein sequence MGVCVLLGSKSDLEKAQGAFEIFRQFDVDFDVHIASAHRTPEMVKNIVQNSKHDAFLVFAGLSAALPGAVAALTTKPVIGVPLSGRVPFDSLLSMVQMPKGVPVAVVGVDNVINGALMCIQILAIKDERLERKILEYRERMREKVAKDDEEVRRYVQS encoded by the coding sequence ATGGGTGTATGCGTTCTTCTTGGAAGCAAGAGCGATTTGGAGAAAGCTCAGGGTGCTTTTGAGATATTCAGACAATTTGATGTGGATTTCGATGTGCATATCGCTTCGGCTCACAGAACTCCAGAGATGGTAAAAAATATCGTACAAAATTCAAAGCATGATGCTTTCCTAGTTTTCGCAGGCCTATCAGCTGCACTTCCGGGCGCTGTTGCCGCTTTAACCACCAAACCCGTTATCGGTGTACCACTTTCAGGCAGAGTACCCTTTGATTCCCTCTTAAGCATGGTTCAAATGCCAAAGGGCGTACCTGTAGCAGTAGTGGGTGTGGACAATGTGATTAACGGAGCTTTAATGTGCATTCAAATTCTCGCAATAAAAGATGAGAGATTGGAGAGAAAAATTTTAGAATATAGGGAAAGAATGAGGGAGAAGGTTGCCAAGGATGACGAGGAGGTCCGCCGCTATGTTCAAAGTTGA
- the rpe gene encoding ribulose-phosphate 3-epimerase: MVKVSPSILSADFSRLCDEIKFCEKGGADMLHLDIMDGHFVPNITFGPVVIKSIRKCTKLPFDAHLMIERPDKFVKDFVNAGSDIITVHREIKISIKNVLRKIHNYGAEAGIAINPETPFEKVKEHLEDVEYLLIMSVHPGFAGQSFIEDTLEKIKEARKYIDEEGLEVQIAVDGGVKHHNAKRIVDAGADILVAASAIFNGNVESNIKKMKAIK; encoded by the coding sequence ATGGTTAAGGTATCACCTTCAATACTATCAGCAGATTTCTCAAGATTGTGCGATGAGATAAAATTCTGTGAGAAGGGCGGAGCTGACATGCTTCATCTTGATATCATGGACGGACATTTTGTGCCTAACATAACATTTGGGCCAGTGGTAATAAAGAGTATAAGAAAATGCACAAAGTTGCCCTTTGATGCTCACCTTATGATCGAGCGTCCAGACAAGTTTGTAAAGGACTTTGTTAATGCTGGCAGTGATATAATTACAGTGCACAGAGAAATAAAAATATCAATAAAAAATGTGCTTAGAAAAATTCATAATTATGGGGCAGAGGCGGGCATAGCTATAAATCCTGAAACACCATTTGAGAAGGTAAAAGAGCACTTGGAGGATGTTGAATACCTTTTGATAATGAGTGTGCATCCCGGATTTGCAGGTCAGAGTTTTATAGAGGATACTTTAGAGAAGATAAAAGAGGCAAGGAAGTATATAGATGAGGAGGGCTTAGAGGTGCAAATAGCTGTGGATGGGGGTGTGAAGCACCACAATGCAAAAAGAATAGTGGATGCTGGAGCAGATATTCTCGTTGCTGCAAGTGCTATATTCAATGGAAATGTGGAAAGCAATATAAAGAAGATGAAAGCAATCAAATAA
- the radB gene encoding DNA repair and recombination protein RadB produces MDKIKSGCESIDSLLNGGFERGCITELYGEAGSGKTNICLSTAINVAKEGHYVIYIDTEGISMERFSQLGGNEDIAKRILFYKVYKFSQQAEIIERAINLVEKRNDIILLIVDSMTEFYRAERGVEEDLSAKKRSSLAWQLSILNSIARKKNIAVIITNQVYMDTTTKELRPIGGHTLHHNAKTIIFLRKIGNGYREALLIKHRSLPEGIKARFIIGSDGLYPEEKE; encoded by the coding sequence GTGGACAAAATAAAGAGCGGGTGCGAGAGCATAGATTCCCTTTTAAACGGGGGCTTTGAAAGAGGATGCATCACAGAATTATATGGTGAAGCGGGAAGTGGAAAAACGAATATTTGTCTCTCTACAGCCATAAATGTTGCCAAGGAGGGGCATTATGTGATTTACATAGACACCGAGGGAATATCAATGGAGCGCTTCTCACAACTTGGTGGGAACGAGGATATTGCAAAGAGAATACTGTTTTACAAGGTTTACAAATTCTCGCAACAGGCCGAAATAATTGAAAGGGCCATAAATCTGGTAGAGAAGAGAAATGATATAATTTTGCTAATAGTTGACTCTATGACAGAATTCTATCGCGCGGAAAGAGGGGTTGAAGAGGACCTATCCGCAAAGAAGAGAAGCAGCCTAGCTTGGCAATTGAGCATACTGAATAGCATTGCAAGAAAGAAGAACATTGCGGTTATAATAACAAACCAGGTTTATATGGATACAACAACAAAAGAATTGAGGCCCATCGGGGGGCATACACTACACCACAACGCAAAAACTATAATATTTTTGAGGAAGATAGGAAATGGATACAGAGAGGCCTTACTCATAAAGCACCGCTCATTACCGGAGGGAATAAAAGCCAGATTCATCATAGGCTCAGATGGTTTGTATCCTGAGGAAAAGGAATAA
- the purN gene encoding phosphoribosylglycinamide formyltransferase, protein MREELKKIADVLYVKILGPGSTINIGWIYKTLKNLDIPDESLEKLYEMNAPLSREVWYYAFIRTYEERKLDYFLNSLSEHLDLSILQNFKNDLSALGIYYKNGVFKRRVFKLVVLVSGRGTNLQAIMDAIDSGKLNVQISAVISNKKNAYALKRAENKGIDAIVLTKKKGEKRENYDRRLAEVIDFYSPDLIVLAGFLRILSPWFVKKYKNKIINIHPALLPSFAGLYGENVHKAVLDYGCKVSGCTVHFVDEEVDHGPIIVQKCVEVLDDDTPESLAARVLEKEHEALVESIKLISEGKIEIKDRRVIRKII, encoded by the coding sequence ATGAGAGAAGAACTTAAAAAAATAGCAGATGTGCTTTATGTAAAGATTTTGGGCCCCGGAAGCACTATAAACATTGGCTGGATATATAAAACCTTGAAAAATTTAGATATCCCTGACGAGAGTTTAGAAAAATTGTACGAAATGAATGCCCCCCTAAGCAGAGAGGTTTGGTACTATGCATTCATCAGAACATACGAAGAAAGAAAACTTGACTATTTCCTAAATTCCCTTTCAGAGCATTTAGATTTGAGCATCCTCCAAAATTTCAAAAATGATTTGAGCGCTCTTGGTATCTACTATAAAAATGGTGTTTTCAAAAGGAGGGTTTTCAAGCTCGTTGTTCTTGTTTCTGGCAGAGGTACAAATTTGCAGGCAATTATGGACGCAATAGATTCTGGCAAACTCAATGTACAGATCTCTGCAGTCATCTCAAATAAAAAAAATGCTTATGCTTTAAAAAGGGCTGAAAACAAAGGAATAGATGCCATAGTATTGACAAAAAAGAAGGGAGAGAAAAGAGAAAACTACGACAGGAGATTGGCAGAAGTTATTGATTTCTACTCTCCAGATTTGATTGTGCTGGCAGGATTTCTCAGAATTCTATCGCCTTGGTTCGTTAAAAAATATAAGAATAAGATAATAAACATTCATCCTGCTCTACTCCCAAGTTTTGCGGGATTGTATGGAGAGAATGTACACAAAGCCGTGTTAGATTACGGTTGCAAGGTCTCCGGATGCACTGTACATTTCGTGGATGAGGAAGTTGACCATGGCCCCATAATAGTTCAGAAATGCGTTGAGGTGCTAGATGATGATACTCCAGAATCCCTGGCCGCAAGAGTGCTTGAAAAGGAGCATGAGGCACTTGTGGAATCCATAAAATTAATATCCGAGGGAAAAATAGAGATTAAGGATAGGAGAGTTATAAGAAAAATTATTTGA
- a CDS encoding dihydrolipoyl dehydrogenase encodes MKEYDIIAFGTGSSMNIVSPLLRDPNLKVAVIENEKAGGICLTRGCIPSKMLIYPAEIMHIIHRAREFYIDAKAKPDADAILHYVQKSVDDESKMIERSLKSHPRIDYYQKTGKFVDDYTVDVGGKEIYGETILLCNGSKAYVPKIEGLKEVGYITNREFFYSLKHVPKSIAIIGGGYVALELGYFLAMMGSEVHIIEMLPEIIMTEEPEARKLVYKELSKFMHFHLGYKAKEARKSMGKKVVFAENKDGETVEIKAEEVLVAAGRAPWNKETQVEKTGVKVDEHGWIVVDEFMRTTKEGIWACGDTNGKYMFKHVANYESEIVFYNAFGGRKLKVDYHAVPHAIFTYPQVAHVGMKEEDARRKYEILIGDYKYQDTAMGEAMKLKDYFVKVIVDKDTYRILGATIVGPEASVLIQEIINLMYTREQTSAMYRALHIHPAMNEVVQRAFYNLHEP; translated from the coding sequence ATGAAAGAATACGATATCATTGCTTTTGGTACAGGAAGTTCTATGAACATAGTATCTCCTCTTTTGCGAGACCCGAATCTCAAAGTGGCGGTCATAGAGAATGAGAAGGCTGGGGGTATATGTCTCACGAGGGGCTGCATACCGAGCAAGATGCTGATTTATCCTGCGGAAATAATGCATATAATACATCGTGCCAGGGAATTTTATATAGATGCAAAGGCAAAGCCCGATGCTGATGCCATACTTCACTATGTACAAAAATCTGTGGATGATGAGAGTAAGATGATTGAGAGGAGCTTAAAGAGTCATCCAAGAATAGATTACTATCAAAAAACAGGCAAGTTTGTGGATGATTACACTGTGGATGTTGGAGGGAAGGAGATTTATGGAGAGACCATACTTCTATGCAACGGCTCCAAGGCGTATGTGCCAAAGATAGAAGGGCTCAAGGAAGTTGGCTATATAACCAATCGTGAGTTTTTCTATTCTCTAAAGCATGTGCCAAAGAGCATCGCTATAATTGGTGGCGGTTATGTGGCCTTAGAGCTCGGATACTTTTTAGCCATGATGGGAAGCGAAGTGCACATTATTGAAATGCTCCCCGAGATTATAATGACTGAAGAGCCAGAGGCCCGCAAGCTCGTGTATAAAGAATTGTCAAAATTCATGCATTTCCATCTTGGCTACAAGGCAAAGGAAGCTCGCAAATCCATGGGAAAGAAGGTTGTTTTTGCAGAAAATAAGGATGGAGAGACCGTGGAAATAAAGGCGGAAGAGGTTTTAGTTGCAGCTGGCAGGGCACCTTGGAACAAGGAAACGCAAGTGGAGAAAACGGGAGTTAAAGTGGATGAGCATGGATGGATAGTTGTGGATGAATTTATGCGCACAACCAAGGAAGGCATATGGGCCTGCGGAGATACAAATGGAAAGTATATGTTCAAGCATGTGGCAAATTATGAAAGTGAGATAGTGTTTTACAATGCGTTTGGGGGAAGAAAGCTAAAGGTGGACTACCACGCAGTGCCCCACGCAATTTTCACTTATCCCCAAGTTGCTCATGTTGGTATGAAGGAGGAAGATGCGAGGAGAAAGTATGAGATTTTGATCGGCGATTACAAGTATCAAGATACGGCCATGGGCGAGGCCATGAAATTAAAGGATTATTTTGTGAAGGTAATTGTGGACAAAGATACTTATAGAATTTTGGGAGCAACAATAGTTGGGCCGGAGGCATCTGTTCTAATTCAAGAGATAATAAATTTAATGTACACCCGTGAGCAAACTAGCGCAATGTATCGTGCCTTGCACATACATCCTGCAATGAACGAAGTAGTGCAGAGAGCATTCTACAATTTACACGAACCTTAA
- a CDS encoding Lrp/AsnC ligand binding domain-containing protein gives MAIGFVLISTAPGKEHEVYNELKKIPEIVELHPLFGEFDLIAKLDTKDFNELGTIVVEKIRMIDGVIDTKTLTGIKF, from the coding sequence ATGGCAATTGGATTTGTGTTGATAAGTACTGCTCCGGGAAAAGAGCATGAGGTTTACAACGAGCTCAAAAAGATTCCTGAAATTGTAGAGCTCCACCCGCTGTTTGGCGAGTTTGACCTGATAGCCAAGCTTGACACTAAGGATTTCAATGAGCTCGGAACCATAGTTGTTGAGAAAATAAGGATGATAGATGGAGTCATAGATACAAAGACACTTACCGGCATTAAGTTCTGA
- the guaA gene encoding glutamine-hydrolyzing GMP synthase gives MFKVEKFVEEKIEELKNEIRGKAIIACSGGVDSTVAAVLVHKAIGDKLLAIFVDTGFMRKNEAKEIDGLFSRMGLNYKIVDASREFIEALKGVEDPEKKRKIIGAKFIEVFEREAEEFGAEYLVQGTIAPDWIESGGGLRDTIKSHHNVGGLPEKMNLKLVEPLRELYKDEVREIARFFNLEIKERQPFPGPGLAIRIIGPIDEEKIEIVREANAIVEDEVKNYYDFDSRPWQYFAVLLPIRSVGVHGDKRAYGYTIAVRMVDSLDGMSAAYFKAPHELLDRIAIRLTTELKGVNRVVYDITNKPPATIEWE, from the coding sequence ATGTTCAAAGTTGAAAAATTCGTGGAAGAGAAGATTGAAGAATTGAAAAATGAGATTAGGGGCAAGGCGATAATTGCATGCTCTGGCGGCGTGGATAGTACAGTTGCAGCTGTCTTGGTGCACAAAGCAATAGGAGATAAGCTCCTCGCCATCTTCGTTGACACTGGTTTTATGAGAAAAAACGAGGCAAAGGAGATCGATGGGCTGTTCTCCCGTATGGGACTAAATTACAAGATTGTGGACGCTTCCAGAGAATTCATAGAAGCATTGAAGGGTGTGGAAGATCCAGAGAAGAAGAGAAAAATAATCGGGGCGAAATTCATTGAGGTTTTTGAGAGAGAGGCAGAAGAGTTCGGCGCAGAATACTTAGTTCAAGGTACAATAGCCCCCGACTGGATTGAGAGCGGAGGAGGATTGAGAGACACGATAAAATCCCACCACAATGTTGGTGGTTTACCTGAAAAGATGAATTTGAAGCTCGTGGAGCCACTTCGTGAGCTTTACAAGGATGAGGTAAGAGAAATTGCTAGGTTCTTTAACCTCGAAATTAAGGAAAGACAACCTTTCCCTGGGCCAGGATTGGCCATTAGAATTATTGGCCCCATAGATGAGGAAAAAATAGAGATTGTCAGGGAGGCAAATGCCATAGTTGAGGATGAGGTTAAGAATTACTACGATTTTGATTCTCGCCCTTGGCAGTATTTTGCAGTTCTCCTTCCAATACGCTCTGTGGGCGTGCATGGGGATAAGAGGGCTTATGGATACACAATAGCCGTTAGGATGGTCGATAGTTTAGATGGGATGAGTGCAGCCTATTTCAAAGCACCCCACGAGCTCCTAGATAGAATAGCCATAAGATTAACCACAGAGCTCAAAGGAGTGAATAGGGTGGTTTATGACATTACAAACAAGCCACCAGCCACTATTGAGTGGGAATAG
- the fen gene encoding flap endonuclease-1 — translation MGVNIADIIIAHEINIKELKGKIISVDAYNALYQFLSIIRQPDGTPLRDHAGRVTSHLSGLLYRTANFLAEGIKPVYVFDGRPPELKMRTIGERIKIRMEAKEAWEKALKEGNLEEARSKAQQATFLTKDMVDEAKKLLDYMGIPWVQAPSEGEAQAAYMAKKGDTYASASQDFDSLLFGAPNLVRNLAITGKRKLPRKNVYVDVKPEIILLEENLKNLGISREQLVDIGILVGTDYNEGIKGVGPKTALKLIKKYGSLEKIIQERGYTIPHYKEIKDIFLNPPVTDSYKLEWRAFDEEKLIDFLCEEHDFSRDRVMSAIEKMRAFKKYREQRSLDSWF, via the coding sequence ATGGGAGTAAATATTGCTGATATAATCATTGCCCACGAGATAAATATTAAAGAACTGAAGGGGAAAATTATATCCGTAGATGCTTACAATGCACTTTACCAATTTTTAAGCATAATAAGGCAACCGGATGGTACACCCCTGAGAGACCATGCTGGCAGAGTTACCTCCCATCTTTCAGGTCTTCTTTACAGAACTGCAAATTTTCTTGCTGAAGGAATTAAACCCGTGTATGTTTTTGATGGAAGACCTCCAGAATTGAAGATGAGAACGATAGGGGAGAGGATAAAAATAAGAATGGAGGCAAAGGAGGCATGGGAAAAAGCCCTAAAGGAGGGAAATTTGGAAGAAGCGAGGAGCAAGGCACAGCAGGCCACATTCTTGACCAAGGATATGGTGGATGAAGCCAAAAAGCTGTTAGATTATATGGGCATTCCATGGGTTCAAGCGCCCAGCGAAGGAGAGGCGCAAGCAGCATATATGGCGAAAAAAGGAGATACATATGCCTCTGCTTCTCAGGATTTCGATTCCCTTCTATTTGGCGCCCCAAATTTAGTTAGAAATCTCGCCATTACGGGCAAGAGAAAATTACCAAGAAAGAATGTTTATGTGGATGTAAAGCCAGAGATTATATTACTCGAGGAAAATTTGAAGAATTTGGGGATTAGCAGGGAGCAGCTTGTAGATATAGGAATTTTAGTAGGCACAGATTACAATGAGGGAATAAAAGGCGTGGGCCCAAAAACTGCATTAAAACTCATAAAAAAATACGGCTCATTAGAGAAGATAATCCAGGAGAGAGGATACACTATACCCCATTACAAGGAGATAAAAGACATATTTCTGAATCCTCCGGTAACAGATTCTTACAAACTTGAATGGAGAGCTTTTGATGAGGAAAAATTGATAGATTTTCTATGCGAGGAGCACGACTTCTCAAGAGATAGGGTGATGAGTGCAATTGAGAAGATGAGAGCTTTCAAGAAGTACAGAGAGCAGAGAAGTTTAGATTCTTGGTTCTAA
- a CDS encoding ArsR family transcriptional regulator — protein sequence MPASRIKVIADIGDLVSVFHACDSEVKKKVFMEITKKWCTVEEIEEKYGEEGVDALKYLEKIKLVETQWVTGEQGVKKAYHTYYDLFQINLSLPIIEAAEVIRVVTMSDEEFKGWEEKIIKAIGPSKDIFLGDLVEKMGISQIMLRGLIRRSTRIDIKGMRVEVVK from the coding sequence ATGCCAGCCAGCAGAATTAAGGTAATTGCGGATATCGGAGACCTTGTCTCTGTTTTTCACGCTTGCGATTCAGAAGTCAAAAAGAAGGTATTTATGGAGATCACCAAGAAATGGTGCACAGTTGAAGAGATAGAGGAGAAGTATGGAGAAGAGGGTGTGGATGCCCTAAAATACCTTGAAAAAATCAAGCTTGTAGAGACGCAGTGGGTTACGGGAGAGCAGGGAGTCAAAAAGGCGTATCACACTTACTATGACCTTTTCCAAATAAATCTATCATTGCCAATAATTGAAGCGGCCGAAGTTATAAGGGTAGTAACGATGAGCGATGAGGAGTTTAAAGGGTGGGAGGAGAAAATAATAAAAGCGATAGGACCCTCAAAGGATATTTTCTTGGGAGATCTCGTGGAGAAGATGGGCATAAGCCAGATAATGCTCAGGGGCCTGATAAGAAGGAGCACGAGAATTGACATAAAGGGGATGAGGGTGGAGGTTGTCAAATGA